In Hyphomicrobiales bacterium 4NK60-0047b, a single genomic region encodes these proteins:
- a CDS encoding quinoprotein dehydrogenase-associated SoxYZ-like carrier: protein MKLAKTNLDWLNLSKIRKTVQRLVAQTMKMVTSTLLLVALSILTLSTAVHASDVSRDAWSDLKEMVFKNQAILPALNEVTLKTPYRAKDDRRVPINVKAKFSDGRTVKKVTVIIDENPMPVSAVFDMKKQRKEVNFATHMRFNGPSPIRVIVEASDGKLYMKEQYVKTSGLGACAAPPIGDPKDLLAGLGTMKLEPAKSGEKALQASRLKRAAHLQIKHPNLTGLQMDQITLQYILARFVKTVEVSHGGEELFSLTASISLSQNPDLTFDYLFNGGEDITIKALDTDDTKFEKRFPIGLDS from the coding sequence ATGAAACTCGCAAAAACAAACTTAGACTGGTTAAACCTGTCTAAAATACGCAAAACCGTCCAAAGGTTAGTTGCACAGACCATGAAAATGGTCACATCAACACTTCTCCTTGTAGCTTTAAGTATACTAACATTAAGCACAGCAGTTCATGCCAGCGATGTCTCAAGAGATGCATGGTCAGATTTAAAAGAAATGGTTTTTAAAAACCAAGCCATACTTCCAGCTTTAAATGAGGTAACTTTAAAAACTCCTTATCGCGCAAAGGATGACCGCAGAGTTCCAATTAATGTCAAAGCAAAATTTTCTGATGGCCGCACGGTAAAGAAAGTAACCGTCATCATTGATGAAAACCCCATGCCTGTTTCCGCTGTTTTTGACATGAAGAAACAAAGAAAAGAAGTTAATTTCGCAACTCACATGCGGTTCAACGGACCGTCGCCAATTCGGGTGATTGTAGAGGCCAGTGATGGCAAGCTTTACATGAAAGAGCAATATGTAAAAACAAGTGGGCTTGGCGCTTGTGCAGCCCCTCCAATCGGAGACCCTAAAGATTTACTTGCAGGTTTAGGCACAATGAAATTAGAGCCAGCTAAGTCTGGTGAAAAAGCGCTGCAAGCTTCAAGGTTAAAGAGAGCAGCTCATTTGCAAATTAAACACCCCAATTTAACAGGGCTACAAATGGATCAGATAACCCTGCAATATATTTTGGCAAGATTTGTAAAAACTGTTGAAGTATCTCATGGTGGTGAGGAGTTATTTAGCCTTACAGCCAGTATCTCTTTAAGCCAAAATCCAGATCTTACCTTTGATTATCTATTTAATGGAGGTGAAGATATTACGATCAAAGCTTTAGATACGGATGATACAAAATTTGAGAAAAGATTCCCCATTGGTCTTGATAGTTAA
- the scpA_1 gene encoding methylmalonyl-CoA mutase, with amino-acid sequence MSSIPDFSNMKWEAASNNSASQNSEETRLTATKLTPEGIEVKGHYSSADSKDLGFLNTYPGIAPFLRGPYPTMYVQKPWTVRQYAGFSTAEDSNAFYRRNLAAGQKGLSIAFDLATHRGYDSDHPRVKGDVGMAGVAIDSIYDMRTLFDGIPLDQMSVSMTMNGAVLPVLALYIVAAEEQGVSAEKLSGTIQNDILKEFMVRNTYIYPPSPSMRIISDIFSYTSEHMPKFNSISISGYHMQEAGATADLELAYTLADGIEYARAGVKNGLPIDKFAPRLSFFWAIGMNYFMEIAKMRAARMIWATLIKEEFAPENPKSLSLRTHSQTSGWSLTAQDVFNNVVRTCLEAMAATQGHTQSLHTNALDEALALPTDFSARIARNTQLFLAQESDTCRVIDPWGGSHYVERLTHELAQKAWAHIREVEELGGMAKAIDKGVPKLRIEEAAARTQGRIDSGKQTIVGINKYRTSQEDKIDILKVDNASVRGQQLDKLTRLKAERDEAACQAALEALTNAAAGNGNLLEMSVAAARTKATVGEISDAMEKVFDRHKAEIKVISGVYKSEMNAMGDAVKKVQEKVSEFEKQDGRRPRILIAKMGQDGHDRGQKVIASAFADVGFDVDIGALFQTPEEAARQAIENDVHIVGVSSLAAGHLTLVPELKKALEAEGRSDIMIVVGGVIPPEDYDTLLEMGATAVFGPGTVIADAASDLLDKLSTQLGFAA; translated from the coding sequence ATGAGTTCAATTCCAGATTTCTCAAATATGAAGTGGGAAGCCGCATCGAATAACAGCGCCTCACAAAATTCAGAAGAAACACGTTTAACAGCTACCAAACTTACGCCTGAAGGTATTGAGGTGAAAGGGCACTATAGCAGTGCTGATAGTAAAGACCTTGGCTTTTTAAATACATATCCAGGCATCGCCCCGTTCTTGCGGGGGCCGTATCCAACCATGTATGTACAAAAACCTTGGACAGTTCGCCAATATGCAGGCTTTTCAACGGCCGAAGATTCAAATGCTTTTTATCGCCGCAACCTGGCAGCTGGTCAAAAAGGGCTCTCCATCGCATTCGATCTGGCAACACATAGAGGCTATGACTCAGACCATCCCCGCGTGAAAGGTGATGTGGGTATGGCCGGTGTGGCCATTGATAGCATTTATGATATGCGCACCTTGTTTGATGGTATCCCGCTTGATCAAATGAGTGTGTCGATGACCATGAACGGCGCGGTGCTTCCGGTTCTCGCGCTTTACATTGTGGCCGCTGAAGAGCAGGGCGTCTCCGCCGAGAAGTTATCTGGCACTATTCAAAATGATATCTTAAAAGAATTCATGGTGCGAAATACCTATATTTACCCACCAAGCCCATCAATGCGGATCATCTCTGATATTTTCAGCTACACATCAGAGCATATGCCAAAATTTAACTCGATCTCAATTTCCGGTTATCATATGCAGGAAGCTGGCGCGACAGCAGACCTTGAATTGGCATACACACTGGCCGATGGCATTGAGTACGCAAGAGCTGGTGTGAAGAACGGTTTGCCGATTGATAAATTTGCCCCAAGGCTCTCTTTCTTCTGGGCCATTGGCATGAACTATTTCATGGAAATCGCTAAAATGCGCGCAGCCAGAATGATCTGGGCGACGTTGATTAAAGAAGAATTTGCACCAGAGAACCCAAAATCATTAAGCCTAAGAACACACAGTCAAACCTCAGGCTGGTCTCTAACGGCACAAGACGTCTTTAACAACGTTGTTCGTACATGCCTTGAAGCTATGGCAGCCACACAAGGCCATACACAAAGCCTGCATACAAATGCACTTGATGAAGCTTTAGCTCTGCCAACAGACTTCTCAGCACGTATTGCGCGTAACACTCAGCTGTTCTTAGCCCAAGAGTCAGATACATGCCGTGTGATAGACCCATGGGGCGGCTCGCACTATGTTGAGCGACTTACTCATGAGCTCGCTCAAAAAGCCTGGGCCCACATAAGGGAAGTTGAAGAACTTGGCGGCATGGCAAAAGCCATCGATAAAGGCGTGCCTAAATTGCGCATTGAAGAAGCAGCAGCCCGCACACAAGGCCGAATTGATAGCGGTAAACAAACCATTGTTGGTATCAACAAATATCGCACAAGCCAAGAAGACAAAATTGACATTCTTAAAGTTGATAATGCCTCTGTTCGCGGACAACAATTAGATAAACTCACAAGACTAAAAGCCGAGCGCGATGAAGCAGCGTGTCAAGCAGCACTAGAAGCTCTGACAAATGCAGCAGCTGGCAATGGCAATTTGCTGGAAATGTCAGTTGCAGCAGCTAGAACCAAAGCAACAGTTGGTGAAATTTCAGATGCAATGGAAAAAGTATTCGACAGACACAAGGCTGAAATTAAAGTGATCTCAGGTGTCTATAAATCGGAGATGAATGCAATGGGTGATGCCGTTAAAAAAGTTCAAGAAAAAGTTTCAGAGTTTGAGAAACAGGATGGCAGACGTCCAAGAATTCTGATTGCGAAAATGGGACAAGACGGTCACGACCGGGGTCAAAAAGTAATCGCATCAGCTTTTGCTGACGTTGGATTTGACGTTGATATCGGCGCATTGTTCCAAACACCAGAAGAAGCAGCACGCCAGGCCATTGAAAATGACGTACATATCGTGGGTGTGTCTTCACTGGCGGCTGGCCACCTAACATTGGTACCAGAATTAAAAAAAGCATTAGAAGCTGAAGGTCGCTCAGACATCATGATCGTGGTTGGCGGTGTTATCCCGCCTGAAGATTATGATACGCTTTTGGAAATGGGCGCAACAGCGGTATTTGGCCCCGGCACAGTGATCGCAGACGCAGCAAGCGACCTGTTGGATAAGTTAAGTACCCAACTAGGCTTCGCAGCCTAA
- a CDS encoding methylmalonyl-CoA mutase family protein, translating to MTDKYELPDSLKSATRDQWRGLVEKSLNGKTIDQALTYKTYDGIEIKPLYTQDDVTSEAGSAFLKAGNKQESPTATETELSSHVRPWQILQLTDIPSLKSANKQIKIDLDGGASGLFLAISNDIPFASAELPIYSGKDYEILFDGVDLTGKSIYFTNGSEAIVNAANFVSYLKGQESDLSKIEGSFGFDPLSIFACMGSFPEPEDEALDNWLDAAMAIKDSGSKMSSFTASGRTWQQAGGSEAMELGYTLATALTYLRGLTKAGLSIDEALTQVDISLTTNGDIFLSTAKLRAMRLLWSKICEESGAKTKPTKFIAEMSYLGLTKADPEVNMLRATAATVAAGLGNVDALVLLPFSAAHGVANQDARRLALNTQIISQEESHIGQVEDPAAGSWYVESLTNQLAEKAWDIFQQTEKLGGMAKCLKSGHVKSTIDQVREAQINDIATGKKEITGVTTFPNINETTPNLFDEEEEWEEAGDSANMSVPVLNAPVVSGDQRGARFNDIIEQIKQGTPTYILDEALEGPATLVNMLGDLENRIMEDVEFLRKLSDEVLALNGKRPNVFLANIGRPADFTARATWAKSYFETGGIEALGNDGFANNEELIEAYKTSGSTIACLCSSDKLYEQDAVQLAKDLYNAGAEAIYIIARPKFLKSIAFEDRSLFQTLLYQGTDMVSTLVEIHQIIGFADETVAV from the coding sequence ATGACAGATAAATATGAATTGCCCGATAGCTTGAAATCAGCAACAAGAGATCAATGGCGTGGCCTAGTTGAAAAATCTCTCAATGGGAAAACAATCGACCAGGCTCTCACATATAAAACCTATGACGGTATTGAAATTAAACCACTCTATACACAAGATGATGTGACGAGCGAAGCTGGTTCTGCTTTTTTAAAGGCAGGAAACAAACAAGAAAGCCCAACTGCCACTGAAACTGAGCTTTCCAGTCATGTAAGACCTTGGCAAATTCTGCAATTAACAGATATTCCATCACTAAAGTCAGCCAATAAGCAAATCAAGATTGATTTGGATGGTGGAGCTAGCGGCTTGTTTTTAGCCATCAGTAATGACATCCCGTTTGCAAGTGCTGAACTGCCCATCTATTCCGGTAAAGATTATGAAATTCTATTCGATGGTGTCGACCTAACAGGTAAATCGATTTATTTCACAAATGGTAGTGAAGCAATCGTCAATGCAGCCAATTTTGTCTCCTACCTAAAAGGGCAAGAAAGTGACCTTTCAAAAATAGAAGGGTCTTTTGGTTTTGATCCCTTGAGTATCTTTGCCTGCATGGGTTCTTTTCCAGAACCTGAAGATGAAGCACTTGATAACTGGCTTGATGCAGCTATGGCCATTAAAGACAGCGGTTCGAAAATGTCGAGTTTTACAGCTTCTGGTCGCACCTGGCAGCAAGCCGGTGGCAGTGAGGCTATGGAACTGGGTTACACACTCGCAACAGCACTTACCTATTTACGTGGTCTTACAAAAGCAGGTTTGTCTATTGATGAAGCGTTGACGCAAGTAGACATCAGCTTGACTACAAATGGAGACATATTCCTCTCTACCGCAAAATTACGAGCCATGCGTTTATTGTGGTCAAAAATCTGCGAAGAAAGTGGTGCTAAAACCAAACCAACTAAGTTTATTGCTGAAATGTCGTACTTAGGCTTAACAAAAGCAGATCCTGAAGTGAATATGCTCCGAGCAACAGCTGCAACAGTAGCCGCTGGGCTTGGCAATGTTGACGCCCTTGTATTACTTCCATTCTCGGCAGCCCACGGTGTGGCTAACCAGGACGCACGTAGACTTGCCCTAAATACTCAGATTATTTCTCAAGAAGAGAGCCACATCGGACAAGTCGAAGATCCGGCAGCTGGCTCTTGGTATGTAGAAAGCCTAACAAACCAACTGGCAGAAAAAGCCTGGGATATTTTCCAACAAACGGAAAAGCTGGGCGGTATGGCAAAGTGCCTGAAATCTGGACACGTCAAGTCCACTATTGATCAAGTGCGTGAAGCTCAAATTAATGACATCGCAACAGGTAAAAAAGAAATAACAGGCGTTACCACATTCCCAAACATTAATGAAACAACACCAAATTTATTCGATGAGGAAGAAGAATGGGAAGAAGCAGGAGATAGCGCCAATATGAGTGTGCCTGTGTTGAATGCTCCAGTTGTAAGCGGTGACCAAAGAGGCGCTCGCTTTAACGACATTATCGAGCAAATCAAACAAGGAACGCCAACTTATATTCTTGATGAAGCCCTTGAAGGTCCCGCAACATTGGTCAACATGTTAGGTGATTTAGAAAATCGCATAATGGAAGATGTTGAGTTCCTGCGTAAATTATCTGACGAAGTGCTGGCATTAAATGGCAAACGCCCGAATGTGTTCTTGGCAAATATTGGAAGGCCTGCTGATTTCACAGCAAGAGCTACCTGGGCGAAGTCATATTTTGAAACAGGCGGAATTGAAGCGCTGGGTAATGATGGCTTTGCAAATAATGAAGAGCTAATCGAAGCTTATAAAACATCAGGCTCCACCATTGCTTGTCTATGTTCATCGGATAAACTCTATGAACAAGACGCAGTACAACTTGCAAAAGATTTATACAATGCTGGCGCAGAGGCAATCTACATCATCGCGCGGCCAAAGTTTTTGAAATCAATCGCTTTCGAAGACCGCAGCTTGTTCCAAACGTTACTATACCAAGGAACAGACATGGTCAGCACACTGGTTGAAATACATCAGATTATTGGGTTTGCAGATGAAACCGTTGCTGTTTAA
- a CDS encoding DUF4332 domain-containing protein, whose product MSTYKIEAVEGIGVKHAKTLRKHDIASTKTLLTRGATKKGRKEIASTTGIDDGLILKWCNMCDLMRVKGIASEYSELLEVAGVDTVKELRKRKPDNLQKAMAEANAKRKKKLVRQVPGLKQVENWVAHAKELDPVMKY is encoded by the coding sequence ATGAGCACATATAAAATCGAAGCTGTTGAAGGCATCGGCGTGAAACACGCTAAAACTTTACGTAAGCATGATATCGCTTCAACAAAAACATTGTTGACACGCGGCGCTACTAAAAAAGGTCGTAAAGAAATCGCTTCAACAACTGGGATTGATGATGGCCTAATTTTGAAATGGTGCAACATGTGCGATCTTATGCGCGTGAAAGGTATCGCTTCAGAATATTCAGAACTTCTAGAAGTTGCTGGTGTTGACACAGTAAAAGAACTTCGCAAGCGCAAGCCAGACAACCTACAAAAAGCGATGGCTGAAGCTAACGCAAAACGTAAGAAGAAACTTGTTCGTCAAGTTCCTGGCCTGAAACAAGTTGAAAATTGGGTAGCGCACGCAAAAGAGCTAGACCCAGTGATGAAGTACTAA
- a CDS encoding DUF853 domain-containing protein translates to MIEENAVYLGTSTKPEHLDLKLANRHGLIAGATGTGKTVSLQILAEGFSNHGVPVFCADVKGDLSGLAAKGVSKDFLENRAETIGFTDYIYEKFPCVFWDLFGKDGHPIRTTVKEMGPILLSRLLDLNETQEGVLNIAFRLADDENMPVLDMKDLRKLMAHVAERASELTGEYGSVSKSSVGAIQRRLLVLEEQGAENFFGEPALDIRDFMRTTSDGKGIINVLAAETLMRSPRLYATFLLWMLSELFEELPEVGDPQKPKLVFFFDEAHLLFDEAPKALLQKVEQVVRLIRSKGVGVYFVTQNPLDVPDTVSSQLGNRVQHALRAFTPREQRAVKAAAETFRPNPDLNTERVIMELGVGEALISTLEKKGQPSVVQRTLVRPPSSRLGPLTDDERQAIIRDSEMGNKYSETIDRESAYEILKKRAKDAEERRADAGGTVGGRRDTEYVRHGEFRVPPANSRRSPRTSSKRTTKRRSNRQTASEAFFKSMMRSLGTGMGRLLPTIIKLLLGRR, encoded by the coding sequence ATGATTGAAGAGAATGCCGTTTATCTTGGAACGAGCACCAAACCTGAGCATCTTGATCTTAAACTTGCGAACCGTCATGGCTTGATTGCTGGAGCAACCGGTACTGGTAAAACAGTCTCGTTACAAATCCTTGCTGAAGGGTTCTCTAATCACGGCGTGCCTGTTTTTTGCGCAGATGTAAAGGGTGATTTATCTGGCCTTGCGGCTAAAGGCGTGAGCAAAGATTTTCTAGAGAACAGAGCTGAAACAATTGGTTTCACAGACTATATCTATGAAAAATTTCCATGTGTTTTCTGGGACTTATTCGGCAAAGACGGTCACCCTATTCGCACAACAGTGAAAGAGATGGGGCCTATTCTGCTTTCTCGTTTACTTGACCTGAATGAAACACAAGAAGGTGTTTTGAATATTGCTTTCAGACTGGCTGATGACGAGAACATGCCGGTCCTCGATATGAAAGATCTTCGTAAATTAATGGCCCATGTTGCAGAACGCGCGAGTGAGTTAACTGGTGAGTACGGGTCCGTATCAAAGTCGAGTGTTGGTGCTATTCAAAGACGGCTTTTGGTCCTTGAAGAACAGGGTGCTGAAAACTTTTTTGGAGAACCTGCGCTGGACATTCGCGACTTCATGAGAACCACCTCAGATGGCAAAGGCATTATTAATGTTTTAGCCGCTGAAACTTTAATGCGCAGCCCACGATTATATGCAACATTTTTGTTGTGGATGTTATCTGAACTTTTTGAAGAATTACCCGAAGTTGGTGATCCACAGAAACCTAAGCTTGTTTTCTTTTTTGATGAGGCTCACCTGCTTTTTGATGAGGCACCTAAAGCACTTTTACAAAAAGTCGAGCAAGTTGTACGTCTCATTCGCTCAAAAGGTGTTGGTGTTTACTTCGTAACACAGAACCCTCTTGATGTTCCGGACACTGTTTCAAGCCAGCTTGGTAACCGGGTTCAACACGCACTTCGCGCTTTCACGCCGCGAGAACAACGGGCTGTGAAAGCAGCGGCTGAAACGTTTCGTCCGAACCCTGACCTTAATACGGAACGGGTGATTATGGAACTTGGTGTTGGTGAGGCTTTGATTTCTACTTTAGAGAAAAAAGGCCAGCCTTCTGTTGTGCAACGGACGTTAGTTCGCCCTCCTTCATCACGGCTTGGGCCTTTAACAGATGATGAGCGCCAGGCAATCATTCGTGACAGTGAGATGGGTAACAAATATAGTGAAACAATTGATCGTGAAAGCGCTTATGAGATTTTAAAGAAACGGGCTAAAGACGCTGAAGAGCGCCGGGCTGATGCAGGAGGGACTGTTGGTGGTCGCCGTGATACGGAATATGTTCGTCATGGTGAATTTAGAGTGCCACCGGCGAATAGTCGCCGTTCTCCTCGCACAAGTTCCAAGCGCACCACGAAGCGCCGGAGCAATCGCCAGACTGCAAGTGAAGCTTTCTTTAAATCAATGATGCGTAGTTTAGGGACTGGTATGGGACGCCTATTGCCGACGATTATTAAGCTGTTACTTGGTCGTCGTTAG
- a CDS encoding superoxide dismutase, with the protein MAFELPELPYAYDALGPYMSAETLEFHHDKHHQAYVTNGNKLLEGSGLEGASLEDVVTKSFGQNAGLFNNAGQHYNHVHFWNWMKPNGGGDKLPASIEAKINEDLGGFAAFRDAFCQAGATQFGSGWCWLVLKDGKFAVTKTPNGENPLVNGEVPLLGCDVWEHSYYIDYRNARPKYLEAFVDSLINWEYVEGLYDAAK; encoded by the coding sequence GTGGCTTTTGAACTACCAGAATTACCTTATGCATATGACGCACTCGGACCGTATATGTCAGCTGAAACATTGGAATTTCACCATGACAAGCACCACCAGGCCTATGTGACAAACGGCAACAAGCTTCTTGAAGGCTCTGGCCTTGAAGGCGCGAGCCTTGAAGATGTTGTAACAAAGTCATTTGGTCAAAATGCAGGCCTTTTCAACAATGCTGGCCAGCATTACAACCACGTTCACTTTTGGAACTGGATGAAGCCAAATGGCGGTGGTGACAAACTGCCAGCTAGCATTGAAGCAAAAATCAATGAGGACCTTGGCGGGTTTGCAGCATTCCGTGATGCTTTCTGTCAAGCTGGCGCAACACAGTTCGGCTCAGGCTGGTGCTGGTTGGTATTAAAAGACGGCAAATTTGCTGTAACAAAAACACCAAATGGTGAAAACCCACTTGTAAATGGCGAAGTACCTTTGCTTGGTTGCGATGTTTGGGAACACAGCTACTACATCGACTATAGAAACGCTCGTCCTAAATATCTTGAAGCTTTCGTAGATAGCCTCATCAACTGGGAATATGTTGAAGGACTTTATGACGCTGCTAAATAA
- a CDS encoding site-specific DNA-methyltransferase produces the protein MLPSNKILVGNCIERLKELPDNSVDLVFADPPYNLQLEGELHRPNNSKVDAVNDEWDQFDSFAAYDEFTNAWMAEARRILKPDGAMWVIGSYHNIFRVGATLQDLGFWILNDIIWRKSNPMPNFKGTRFCNAHETLIWASKTGKSRPTFNYDSMKAFNDDLQMRSDWLLPICNGGERLKDNLGKKVHPTQKPEGLLYRVLMASTNPGDVVVDPFFGTGTTGAVAKALGRKWIGIEQDKSYIEAAEIRLSKVRPASPEDLQALKPKRAAPRVPFGTLLELGLLEAGTTLYGPRAKKSAEVRADGTIQCAEQQGSIHKMGAYVQGLEACNGWTYWHFKADGELKPIDLLRHEARNQLGLN, from the coding sequence ATGCTGCCCAGCAATAAAATTTTGGTTGGCAACTGCATTGAGCGCTTGAAAGAGCTGCCAGATAATTCAGTTGACCTTGTTTTTGCAGACCCTCCTTACAATTTGCAGCTTGAAGGTGAATTACACCGCCCCAACAACAGCAAAGTTGATGCTGTGAATGATGAATGGGATCAGTTTGACAGTTTTGCGGCCTATGATGAGTTTACAAATGCCTGGATGGCTGAAGCACGCCGCATTCTTAAACCTGATGGTGCGATGTGGGTCATAGGCTCTTATCACAACATCTTTCGCGTAGGCGCGACTTTACAAGATCTTGGATTTTGGATTTTAAACGACATTATTTGGCGCAAATCCAACCCGATGCCGAATTTTAAAGGCACACGTTTCTGTAATGCGCATGAAACTTTAATCTGGGCCTCTAAAACCGGTAAATCTCGCCCTACTTTTAATTACGACTCTATGAAAGCCTTTAATGACGATTTACAAATGCGCTCTGACTGGCTTTTGCCAATTTGTAATGGCGGCGAGCGCTTGAAAGACAATTTAGGCAAGAAAGTTCACCCGACCCAAAAGCCTGAAGGCTTGCTTTACCGTGTCTTGATGGCCAGCACGAACCCTGGTGACGTGGTTGTTGATCCTTTCTTTGGCACGGGCACTACTGGTGCTGTTGCAAAAGCCTTGGGGCGCAAATGGATTGGTATTGAGCAGGATAAATCCTACATTGAAGCGGCTGAAATTCGCCTCTCAAAAGTTCGCCCTGCTTCTCCTGAAGATCTGCAAGCGTTAAAACCAAAACGTGCAGCTCCGCGTGTTCCTTTTGGGACGTTGTTAGAGCTTGGCCTTTTGGAGGCTGGAACGACTCTATATGGCCCACGAGCTAAGAAGAGTGCTGAAGTGAGAGCGGATGGCACCATTCAATGCGCGGAACAACAAGGCTCTATTCATAAAATGGGGGCATACGTGCAAGGGTTAGAGGCTTGTAATGGCTGGACCTACTGGCACTTTAAAGCAGATGGCGAATTGAAGCCTATTGATTTGCTTAGACATGAAGCGCGCAACCAGCTTGGGTTGAATTAA
- the mutY gene encoding A/G-specific adenine glycosylase, whose product MPKGGKAVHSDVGLKSKKKAAPLKKGSAKAANDKIITAPKKPSKKKNTTKKTLKTKTTTLKTKTKKSAAKPKTHKNKAKLASKLLKWYDKEQRELPWRAKPGVVPNPYHVWLSEIMLQQTVVKTVIPYFNKFISLWPAITDLAIASDEDIRRAWAGLGYYTRAANLHKCAKLICEEYDGNFPIFAEELETLPGIGPYTAAAIAAIAFDETATPVDGNIERVVARQFAVEDPLPGVKNKLKQLATTLTPPRRAGDFAQAQMDLGATICTPKNPSCLLCPISSSCEGYHLGIESTLPKRASKKPKPTRYGSAFFALREDGAVLLHQRPPGGLLGNMQEIPTTDWTENKEQAENMLKSPPLKGEWWPVPGIVKHTFTHFHLELKVFRIIPGEEAEFTLFADAERCKWVNRDKLAEEALPSVMRKIIQHALNS is encoded by the coding sequence ATGCCAAAAGGTGGAAAAGCTGTTCACTCTGATGTGGGCCTGAAAAGTAAGAAAAAAGCGGCCCCTTTGAAAAAGGGCAGTGCAAAAGCTGCTAATGACAAAATCATAACAGCACCCAAAAAGCCCTCAAAGAAAAAAAATACAACGAAAAAAACACTTAAAACCAAAACAACCACTTTAAAAACAAAAACCAAAAAATCAGCGGCTAAACCCAAGACGCATAAAAATAAAGCGAAGCTCGCCTCTAAATTATTGAAATGGTATGATAAAGAGCAAAGAGAGCTACCATGGCGAGCCAAACCTGGCGTTGTACCAAACCCATATCATGTCTGGCTGTCAGAAATCATGCTGCAACAGACAGTAGTTAAAACGGTTATTCCTTATTTCAACAAGTTCATATCACTTTGGCCTGCAATAACAGATTTAGCCATTGCGAGCGATGAGGATATAAGAAGAGCCTGGGCTGGCCTTGGCTATTACACACGCGCTGCAAATTTACACAAATGCGCTAAATTAATCTGCGAAGAATATGACGGCAATTTCCCCATTTTTGCCGAAGAACTTGAAACTTTACCCGGCATCGGGCCATATACAGCTGCTGCCATTGCAGCCATTGCCTTTGATGAAACCGCAACTCCCGTTGATGGGAATATCGAGCGGGTTGTCGCCCGCCAGTTCGCCGTTGAAGATCCACTGCCAGGCGTAAAAAATAAACTAAAGCAATTAGCCACAACACTGACGCCGCCGCGCCGTGCAGGAGATTTTGCTCAAGCTCAAATGGATTTAGGGGCTACCATATGCACGCCTAAAAACCCTTCTTGTCTTTTATGCCCAATATCGAGTTCATGTGAAGGGTATCATTTGGGCATTGAAAGCACCTTGCCAAAAAGAGCGAGCAAAAAACCAAAACCAACGCGCTATGGATCTGCCTTTTTTGCACTTCGGGAAGATGGGGCTGTCTTGCTGCATCAACGACCTCCGGGCGGTTTGCTCGGCAATATGCAAGAAATCCCAACGACTGATTGGACTGAGAATAAAGAGCAGGCTGAAAACATGTTGAAATCACCGCCTTTAAAAGGTGAATGGTGGCCAGTCCCGGGGATAGTCAAACATACATTCACACATTTTCACCTTGAGCTAAAAGTGTTTCGTATTATACCAGGCGAAGAAGCGGAATTTACTCTTTTTGCTGATGCTGAGCGATGTAAGTGGGTAAATAGGGATAAATTGGCAGAGGAAGCATTGCCTTCTGTTATGCGAAAAATCATCCAACACGCCCTAAATAGCTAA
- a CDS encoding DciA family protein, translated as MTPHNKMAFDNNKKQAGKRQQGTRQAGKKNSSFKKSGAKTVGQFLPAITRPVFEKFGFQRAALLTDWDMIVGEPLCHFTSPEQIKWQSGSNETAEIEQYGQKTGATLIIRVEGPAALEVQHSAPQIIERINGYFGYKAIGSVRILQAPMTAKPIKRPKSQIDLDKPLPNEPDVKNVDDRLEVALKRLWRGIQSRKINDTGKK; from the coding sequence ATGACACCACATAATAAAATGGCATTTGATAACAACAAAAAACAAGCCGGCAAGAGACAGCAAGGCACTCGACAGGCAGGCAAGAAAAACAGCTCTTTTAAAAAGAGCGGTGCCAAGACTGTTGGGCAATTTCTCCCTGCCATTACACGGCCTGTGTTTGAGAAATTCGGCTTTCAGCGGGCTGCTCTTTTAACTGACTGGGACATGATTGTCGGTGAACCTCTGTGCCATTTCACATCACCTGAGCAGATTAAATGGCAGAGCGGCAGCAATGAAACAGCTGAAATTGAACAATATGGCCAGAAAACGGGTGCAACACTCATTATAAGAGTTGAAGGCCCTGCTGCCCTTGAGGTGCAGCATTCCGCGCCTCAAATCATTGAACGTATTAATGGATATTTTGGCTATAAGGCCATTGGTTCAGTTCGAATTTTGCAAGCACCTATGACGGCCAAACCGATTAAACGCCCTAAAAGCCAAATTGATCTGGATAAACCCTTGCCGAATGAGCCTGACGTTAAGAATGTTGATGACAGGCTTGAAGTCGCTTTGAAGCGACTTTGGCGAGGAATACAGTCACGTAAAATCAACGATACAGGAAAAAAGTAG